In Manis pentadactyla isolate mManPen7 chromosome 3, mManPen7.hap1, whole genome shotgun sequence, a single window of DNA contains:
- the LOC118921493 gene encoding protein NipSnap homolog 3A-like isoform X3, with amino-acid sequence MLALRNTLTRSLAARTPTPQHSYSLPPCYKVCSSFATGPRQYDGTFYEFRTYCFKPPKMNEFLENIKKNIHIRTAHSELIGFWKTEFGGRINKVFHIWKYDNFAHRAEVRKALAKDKEWQEQFLIPNLPLIDEHQNEITYLVPWCKLEKPLKEVHVLWWNESAESRAAGRHQSHEDPRVVAAVRESVSYLVSQQNMLLIPTSFSPLK; translated from the exons catTCCTACAGTTTACCTCCATGTTATAAG GTGTGTTCATCTTTTGCTACTGGCCCCAGACAATACGATGGAACATTCTACGAATTTCGTACTTATTGCTTTAAACCTCCAAAGATGAATGAGTTTCtggaaaacattaagaaaaacatacatattCGGACAGCTCATTCTGAATTGATTGGATTCTGGAAGACAGAATTTGGAGGCAGAATCAACAAAGTGTTTCATATTTGGAAGTATG ATAATTTTGCTCATCGAGCTGAAGTTCGGAAAGCCTTGGCCAAAGATAAGGAATGGCAAGAACAATTTCTCATTCCAAATTTGCCTCTCATAGATGAACATCAGAATGAGATTACTTATCTGGTGCCATGGTGCAAATTAGAGAAGCCTCTGAAAGAAG TCCACGTTCTTTGGTGGAATGAGAGTGCAGAGAGTCGTGCAGCTGGGAGACATCAGTCCCATGAGGATCCCAGAGTCGTGGCAGCTG TTCGGGAAAGTGTCAGTTACCTCGTGTCTCAGCAGAATATGCTTCTGATTCCTACTTCATTTTCGCCATTGAAATAG
- the LOC118921493 gene encoding protein NipSnap homolog 3A-like isoform X2 → MLALRNTLTRSLAARTPTPQVCSSFATGPRQYDGTFYEFRTYCFKPPKMNEFLENIKKNIHIRTAHSELIGFWKTEFGGRINKVFHIWKYDNFAHRAEVRKALAKDKEWQEQFLIPNLPLIDEHQNEITYLVPWCKLEKPLKEGVYELVIFEMKPGGPPLWGNAFKRAINAHVDLGYSKLIGVFHTEYGALNRVHVLWWNESAESRAAGRHQSHEDPRVVAAVRESVSYLVSQQNMLLIPTSFSPLK, encoded by the exons GTGTGTTCATCTTTTGCTACTGGCCCCAGACAATACGATGGAACATTCTACGAATTTCGTACTTATTGCTTTAAACCTCCAAAGATGAATGAGTTTCtggaaaacattaagaaaaacatacatattCGGACAGCTCATTCTGAATTGATTGGATTCTGGAAGACAGAATTTGGAGGCAGAATCAACAAAGTGTTTCATATTTGGAAGTATG ATAATTTTGCTCATCGAGCTGAAGTTCGGAAAGCCTTGGCCAAAGATAAGGAATGGCAAGAACAATTTCTCATTCCAAATTTGCCTCTCATAGATGAACATCAGAATGAGATTACTTATCTGGTGCCATGGTGCAAATTAGAGAAGCCTCTGAAAGAAG GAGTATACGAACTGGTTATTTTTGAGATGAAACCTGGTGGGCCACCTCTGTGGGGTAACGCATTTAAAAGGGCAATTAATGCCCATGTTGATCTAGGCTACTCAAAGCTAATTGGAGTTTTCCACACAGAATATGGAGCACTCAACAGAG TCCACGTTCTTTGGTGGAATGAGAGTGCAGAGAGTCGTGCAGCTGGGAGACATCAGTCCCATGAGGATCCCAGAGTCGTGGCAGCTG TTCGGGAAAGTGTCAGTTACCTCGTGTCTCAGCAGAATATGCTTCTGATTCCTACTTCATTTTCGCCATTGAAATAG
- the LOC118921493 gene encoding protein NipSnap homolog 3A-like isoform X4 — MLALRNTLTRSLAARTPTPQVCSSFATGPRQYDGTFYEFRTYCFKPPKMNEFLENIKKNIHIRTAHSELIGFWKTEFGGRINKVFHIWKYDNFAHRAEVRKALAKDKEWQEQFLIPNLPLIDEHQNEITYLVPWCKLEKPLKEVHVLWWNESAESRAAGRHQSHEDPRVVAAVRESVSYLVSQQNMLLIPTSFSPLK, encoded by the exons GTGTGTTCATCTTTTGCTACTGGCCCCAGACAATACGATGGAACATTCTACGAATTTCGTACTTATTGCTTTAAACCTCCAAAGATGAATGAGTTTCtggaaaacattaagaaaaacatacatattCGGACAGCTCATTCTGAATTGATTGGATTCTGGAAGACAGAATTTGGAGGCAGAATCAACAAAGTGTTTCATATTTGGAAGTATG ATAATTTTGCTCATCGAGCTGAAGTTCGGAAAGCCTTGGCCAAAGATAAGGAATGGCAAGAACAATTTCTCATTCCAAATTTGCCTCTCATAGATGAACATCAGAATGAGATTACTTATCTGGTGCCATGGTGCAAATTAGAGAAGCCTCTGAAAGAAG TCCACGTTCTTTGGTGGAATGAGAGTGCAGAGAGTCGTGCAGCTGGGAGACATCAGTCCCATGAGGATCCCAGAGTCGTGGCAGCTG TTCGGGAAAGTGTCAGTTACCTCGTGTCTCAGCAGAATATGCTTCTGATTCCTACTTCATTTTCGCCATTGAAATAG
- the LOC118921493 gene encoding protein NipSnap homolog 3A-like isoform X1, which produces MLALRNTLTRSLAARTPTPQHSYSLPPCYKVCSSFATGPRQYDGTFYEFRTYCFKPPKMNEFLENIKKNIHIRTAHSELIGFWKTEFGGRINKVFHIWKYDNFAHRAEVRKALAKDKEWQEQFLIPNLPLIDEHQNEITYLVPWCKLEKPLKEGVYELVIFEMKPGGPPLWGNAFKRAINAHVDLGYSKLIGVFHTEYGALNRVHVLWWNESAESRAAGRHQSHEDPRVVAAVRESVSYLVSQQNMLLIPTSFSPLK; this is translated from the exons catTCCTACAGTTTACCTCCATGTTATAAG GTGTGTTCATCTTTTGCTACTGGCCCCAGACAATACGATGGAACATTCTACGAATTTCGTACTTATTGCTTTAAACCTCCAAAGATGAATGAGTTTCtggaaaacattaagaaaaacatacatattCGGACAGCTCATTCTGAATTGATTGGATTCTGGAAGACAGAATTTGGAGGCAGAATCAACAAAGTGTTTCATATTTGGAAGTATG ATAATTTTGCTCATCGAGCTGAAGTTCGGAAAGCCTTGGCCAAAGATAAGGAATGGCAAGAACAATTTCTCATTCCAAATTTGCCTCTCATAGATGAACATCAGAATGAGATTACTTATCTGGTGCCATGGTGCAAATTAGAGAAGCCTCTGAAAGAAG GAGTATACGAACTGGTTATTTTTGAGATGAAACCTGGTGGGCCACCTCTGTGGGGTAACGCATTTAAAAGGGCAATTAATGCCCATGTTGATCTAGGCTACTCAAAGCTAATTGGAGTTTTCCACACAGAATATGGAGCACTCAACAGAG TCCACGTTCTTTGGTGGAATGAGAGTGCAGAGAGTCGTGCAGCTGGGAGACATCAGTCCCATGAGGATCCCAGAGTCGTGGCAGCTG TTCGGGAAAGTGTCAGTTACCTCGTGTCTCAGCAGAATATGCTTCTGATTCCTACTTCATTTTCGCCATTGAAATAG